A stretch of Telopea speciosissima isolate NSW1024214 ecotype Mountain lineage chromosome 11, Tspe_v1, whole genome shotgun sequence DNA encodes these proteins:
- the LOC122644673 gene encoding probable galacturonosyltransferase 6 isoform X2, with amino-acid sequence MKQDLRCQRILILSLLSVCVIAPIVLVSNRLKNLTPSAAHKELIEDLSSIKYRADTLKLNSIKQETGQGLKEPTLVVYKDEELHSVVDENSSSDEDLKLGDSGSASLLERHGTDHDHRQENQRSQRKNVSASRGGKGKSAKTTVRREMSPQTQRPTDEKIKEMKDQVIRAKAFLNFAPPNSNSHLVKELKFRIKEVEQTVGEATKDSDLPRRALQKMRFMETSLSKASRIYTDCCAMETKLRAMTYNAEEQLEAHKDQAAYLVKLAARTTPKGLHCLSMQLTSDYFALQPEERELPNRHKLHDPDLYHFSVFSDNVLACTVVVNSTISSSMEPRNIVFHVVTDALNLPAITMWFLLNPLGEASIEIQSMDDFEWLSSKYNSTLRNQYSPDPRYSSALNHLRFYLPEVFPELNKIVLLDHDLVVQKDLRGLWRVNMKGKVNGAVMTCREGETSFHRMDLLINFSDPFISKKFDATACTWAFGMNVFDLREWRRRDLTAVYHEYLQLGKHRQLWKDGSLPLGLVTFYNRTVALDPRWHILGLGSDSGVLESEIESAAVIHYDGIMKPWLDIAIAKYNGYWTKYLNYDDPYLQRCNIHG; translated from the exons ATGAAGCAGGATCTCAGATGCCAAAGGATTCTCATCCTCTCTTTGCTTTCTGTCTGTGTTATTGCTCCAATCGTTCTAGTCTCTAATAGGCTAAAAAATCTCACCCCTTCTGCTG CACATAAGGAACTTATTGAAGATTTATCCAGCATT AAATACAGGGCAGATACTTTGAAATTAAACTCGATCAAgcag GAAACTGGCCAAGGATTGAAAGAGCCGACGTTAGTTGTGTACAAAGATGAAGAACTTCATTCTGTAGTCGATGAGAATTCTTCTTCTGATGAGGATCTGAAGCTCGGGGATAGTGGAAGTGCCAGTTTGTTGGAAAGACATG GAACTGATCATGATCACCGCCAAGAAAATCAGCGCAGTCAACGAAAGAATGTTTCAGCTTCTCGTGGTGGAAAA GGAAAATCTGCCAAAACAACTGTTAGACGAGAAATGTCTCCCCAGACTCAGAGACCAACTGATGAGAAGATCAAAGAGATGAAAGATCAGGTTATCAGGGCCAAGGCTTTCTTGAACTTTGCTCCACCAAACAGCAATTCTCATTTAGTGAAAGAACTGAAATTCCGGATAAAAGAGGTAGAGCAAACAGTGGGTGAAGCCACCAAAGATTCAGATCTGCCTAGGAG GGCTTTGCAGAAGATGAGATTCATGGAGACTTCCTTATCCAAAGCTAGTCGTATTTACACTGACTGCTGTGCCATGGAAACCAAGCTCCGTGCTATGACCTATAATGCAGAGGAACAACTCGAGGCGCATAAGGATCAGGCAGCATATCTTGTTAAGCTTGCTGCCAGGACTACTCCAAAGGGTCTTCACTGCCTCTCCATGCAGCTCACTTCCGATTACTTTGCCCTACAGCCCGAGGAACGAGAGCTCCCAAACAGACACAAATTGCATGACCCAGATCTCTatcatttttctgttttctctgACAATGTCCTTGCATGCACAGTGGTTGTTAACTCCACCATATCATCATCTATG GAACCAAGGAATATTGTTTTTCATGTGGTAACCGATGCCCTCAACCTCCCAGCAATTACCATGTGGTTCTTGTTAAACCCCCTTGGTGAAGCCTCCATTGAGATTCAGAGCATGGACGACTTTGAATGGTTGTCCTCTAAATACAATTCAACATTGAGAAATCAATACTCTCCAGATCCGAGATACTCTTCAGCGCTGAACCATCTCCGTTTCTATCTGCCAGAGGTCTTCCCTGAGCTGAACAAAATTGTGCTTCTTGACCATGATTTGGTGGTACAGAAGGATTTGAGGGGATTGTGGAGGGTCAATATGAAAGGGAAAGTAAATGGTGCAGTGATGACTTGTCGGGAGGGTGAAACATCATTTCACCGGATGGATCTGCTTATTAATTTTTCGGATCCATTTATTTCAAAGAAGTTTGATGCCACAGCATGCACATGGGCATTTGGTATGAATGTGTTTGATCTGCGAGAGTGGAGGAGGCGAGACTTGACAGCTGTCTACCATGAATATCTGCAATTG GGCAAACATAGACAGTTGTGGAAAGATGGGAGTTTGCCTCTGGGTCTAGTTACCTTCTACAACAGAACAGTGGCTCTAGATCCAAGATGGCATATCCTTGGGCTTGGGAGTGACTCAGGGGTACTGGAGAGTGAGATTGAAAGTGCAGCCGTAATCCACTATGATGGAATCATGAAGCCCTGGTTGGATATTGCGATTGCGAAGTACAACGGATACTGGACCAAATATCTCAATTACGATGACCCTTACTTGCAACGGTGCAACATCCACGGCTAA
- the LOC122644673 gene encoding probable galacturonosyltransferase 6 isoform X1: MKQDLRCQRILILSLLSVCVIAPIVLVSNRLKNLTPSAAHKELIEDLSSIKYRADTLKLNSIKQETGQGLKEPTLVVYKDEELHSVVDENSSSDEDLKLGDSGSASLLERHGTDHDHRQENQRSQRKNVSASRGGKGKSAKTTVRREMSPQTQRPTDEKIKEMKDQVIRAKAFLNFAPPNSNSHLVKELKFRIKEVEQTVGEATKDSDLPRRKLCRALQKMRFMETSLSKASRIYTDCCAMETKLRAMTYNAEEQLEAHKDQAAYLVKLAARTTPKGLHCLSMQLTSDYFALQPEERELPNRHKLHDPDLYHFSVFSDNVLACTVVVNSTISSSMEPRNIVFHVVTDALNLPAITMWFLLNPLGEASIEIQSMDDFEWLSSKYNSTLRNQYSPDPRYSSALNHLRFYLPEVFPELNKIVLLDHDLVVQKDLRGLWRVNMKGKVNGAVMTCREGETSFHRMDLLINFSDPFISKKFDATACTWAFGMNVFDLREWRRRDLTAVYHEYLQLGKHRQLWKDGSLPLGLVTFYNRTVALDPRWHILGLGSDSGVLESEIESAAVIHYDGIMKPWLDIAIAKYNGYWTKYLNYDDPYLQRCNIHG, encoded by the exons ATGAAGCAGGATCTCAGATGCCAAAGGATTCTCATCCTCTCTTTGCTTTCTGTCTGTGTTATTGCTCCAATCGTTCTAGTCTCTAATAGGCTAAAAAATCTCACCCCTTCTGCTG CACATAAGGAACTTATTGAAGATTTATCCAGCATT AAATACAGGGCAGATACTTTGAAATTAAACTCGATCAAgcag GAAACTGGCCAAGGATTGAAAGAGCCGACGTTAGTTGTGTACAAAGATGAAGAACTTCATTCTGTAGTCGATGAGAATTCTTCTTCTGATGAGGATCTGAAGCTCGGGGATAGTGGAAGTGCCAGTTTGTTGGAAAGACATG GAACTGATCATGATCACCGCCAAGAAAATCAGCGCAGTCAACGAAAGAATGTTTCAGCTTCTCGTGGTGGAAAA GGAAAATCTGCCAAAACAACTGTTAGACGAGAAATGTCTCCCCAGACTCAGAGACCAACTGATGAGAAGATCAAAGAGATGAAAGATCAGGTTATCAGGGCCAAGGCTTTCTTGAACTTTGCTCCACCAAACAGCAATTCTCATTTAGTGAAAGAACTGAAATTCCGGATAAAAGAGGTAGAGCAAACAGTGGGTGAAGCCACCAAAGATTCAGATCTGCCTAGGAG AAAACTGTGCAGGGCTTTGCAGAAGATGAGATTCATGGAGACTTCCTTATCCAAAGCTAGTCGTATTTACACTGACTGCTGTGCCATGGAAACCAAGCTCCGTGCTATGACCTATAATGCAGAGGAACAACTCGAGGCGCATAAGGATCAGGCAGCATATCTTGTTAAGCTTGCTGCCAGGACTACTCCAAAGGGTCTTCACTGCCTCTCCATGCAGCTCACTTCCGATTACTTTGCCCTACAGCCCGAGGAACGAGAGCTCCCAAACAGACACAAATTGCATGACCCAGATCTCTatcatttttctgttttctctgACAATGTCCTTGCATGCACAGTGGTTGTTAACTCCACCATATCATCATCTATG GAACCAAGGAATATTGTTTTTCATGTGGTAACCGATGCCCTCAACCTCCCAGCAATTACCATGTGGTTCTTGTTAAACCCCCTTGGTGAAGCCTCCATTGAGATTCAGAGCATGGACGACTTTGAATGGTTGTCCTCTAAATACAATTCAACATTGAGAAATCAATACTCTCCAGATCCGAGATACTCTTCAGCGCTGAACCATCTCCGTTTCTATCTGCCAGAGGTCTTCCCTGAGCTGAACAAAATTGTGCTTCTTGACCATGATTTGGTGGTACAGAAGGATTTGAGGGGATTGTGGAGGGTCAATATGAAAGGGAAAGTAAATGGTGCAGTGATGACTTGTCGGGAGGGTGAAACATCATTTCACCGGATGGATCTGCTTATTAATTTTTCGGATCCATTTATTTCAAAGAAGTTTGATGCCACAGCATGCACATGGGCATTTGGTATGAATGTGTTTGATCTGCGAGAGTGGAGGAGGCGAGACTTGACAGCTGTCTACCATGAATATCTGCAATTG GGCAAACATAGACAGTTGTGGAAAGATGGGAGTTTGCCTCTGGGTCTAGTTACCTTCTACAACAGAACAGTGGCTCTAGATCCAAGATGGCATATCCTTGGGCTTGGGAGTGACTCAGGGGTACTGGAGAGTGAGATTGAAAGTGCAGCCGTAATCCACTATGATGGAATCATGAAGCCCTGGTTGGATATTGCGATTGCGAAGTACAACGGATACTGGACCAAATATCTCAATTACGATGACCCTTACTTGCAACGGTGCAACATCCACGGCTAA